A single Pedobacter sp. PACM 27299 DNA region contains:
- the fabD gene encoding ACP S-malonyltransferase, giving the protein MKAYIFPGQGAQFSGMGKELYENEIAKDLFEKANEIIGFRISDIMFSGTDEELKETKVTQPAIFLHSVILAKTLGADFKPDMVAGHSLGELSALVAANALSFEDGLRLVIARANAMQKACELQPSTMAAILGLADEVVEKICEGIDEVVVAANYNCPGQIVISGSIEGVDIACQQLTEAGAKRALKLNVGGAFHSPLMEPARLELQEAIENVTVLSPVCPIYQNVDPVPNTDPEKIKANLITQLTAAVKWTQTIERMIADGASEFVEVGPGNVLQGLVKKVNRAFPTSSATTTAKV; this is encoded by the coding sequence ATGAAAGCATATATATTTCCAGGACAAGGCGCTCAGTTTTCGGGCATGGGTAAAGAATTGTACGAAAATGAAATCGCTAAAGACCTGTTCGAAAAGGCAAATGAAATTATTGGTTTCCGCATCAGCGACATCATGTTCTCCGGAACGGATGAAGAGTTAAAAGAAACAAAAGTAACTCAGCCAGCTATTTTCCTTCATTCTGTGATTTTGGCAAAAACATTAGGTGCAGATTTCAAGCCTGATATGGTAGCAGGACACTCTTTGGGAGAGCTTTCGGCATTGGTAGCCGCAAATGCTTTGTCTTTTGAAGATGGCTTAAGATTGGTAATTGCAAGAGCAAATGCCATGCAGAAAGCCTGCGAATTACAACCTTCTACAATGGCTGCTATTTTAGGTCTTGCAGATGAGGTGGTAGAAAAAATCTGTGAAGGAATTGACGAAGTAGTTGTGGCCGCAAATTACAACTGTCCTGGACAAATTGTAATCTCTGGCAGCATTGAAGGCGTAGATATCGCTTGTCAGCAGTTAACAGAAGCCGGTGCTAAACGTGCTTTAAAGCTAAATGTTGGCGGTGCTTTCCACTCTCCATTAATGGAGCCTGCAAGGTTAGAACTTCAGGAAGCAATTGAAAATGTAACGGTACTTTCTCCGGTATGTCCAATTTATCAAAATGTGGATCCGGTTCCAAATACTGATCCTGAAAAGATCAAAGCAAACTTAATTACACAATTGACCGCTGCGGTAAAATGGACGCAAACTATCGAGCGTATGATCGCTGATGGTGCCAGTGAATTTGTAGAAGTGGGTCCTGGCAATGTTTTACAAGGCCTGGTTAAAAAAGTGAATAGAGCCTTCCCAACAAGCTCTGCAACTACCACAGCAAAGGTTTAA
- a CDS encoding sensor histidine kinase, whose protein sequence is MSIAGKIRFLLLILGACCIGTALTLKSTISKKDLLTHEAATLQENLSDKESIVYDFLSDSKRVEQAKQYELNEKYALDFINLYPQQGINLLVYEKNNLKFWSSFSAFPSSLDAINEGSSFVQLPNGWYEVVRKTTGNYALVFLIEVMDQYNIQNQYLLNDISPYLLPSNSLSLASFTDTDVYGINNFEGRLLFEVKLKPSYTKSIYSKIEVWLWAIGLFSICLFFNSFCVWMVKKGRLLSATLLLTLFFVVLRVTDLEYGWFNQQFDLLIFSPTIYGESFFLPSLGDFLLNVFAITWVIYFIYKHRNEYRLPSWLNQNKIAGWAFYLILLAFFGLLALISDQIFFGLIINSKINFDITNIINLGWVSWISIVILCLVWFNIYLVITILLQLSKTLNVTNKERLMLFLFAFLAYLCYRLSTDFSIFFVVYAVFILTVGWNVFIKDNKFSIGVFTTIFFCLAFMSSIKYLKFIDIKEKNKRLTIAQKLESTDDPKIISAIESLEVGIYTDSFVADYFKQPMMGRSDVLQRHINKQFLGGYLSKFEYNIYEYNSKDSSLNKQGVPLSYYKKLVQTGSIKASESNFFYRLNDTFGYQNYFGIIPIFEDNHILGTLVIELKSQQYNYNSQLPDILIDRKNKSEDDYSNYSFAFYSYGKLVNQSGPYTYKLSALDFKAEPRKPRIVTDSLGYTHVVYMPIASKMIVVSKEKVSYVARLATLSFFFLVFIIFSVTLYALIWVLKNIDESWGGWFNINRSLMINANKILYKTRIQFSIVLSVVATLVIVGWTTYFYIRDEYRRQQEDYIQEKIRKVQLSYEKRIIATGLPTSDEESTRFFNEFADVNGAYLNLFDANGNLLFTSLPRIYDFGIIGRKMGAKAYVYLKQMQRSEYINPDEHIGDFGYSSAYAPIRNAMNETIAYIGLPYYANEADYQRKIGLYINTLINIYALVFVAIGILAVFLANQITSPLTFIQESIRKTKLGQKNQPIQWSRHDEIGSLIREYNKMIAALEESASKLARSEREIAWREMAKQVAHEIKNPLTPLKLGVQLLEKSWKEKDPNFEKKFERFNKSFIEQIDSLASIASEFSNFAKMPDTKLEKLRLLPIIQQARDVFTNTQNVEIYIFNHTSVEVMILGDKDQLLRTFNNLLKNAIEAAGTDARCVIKVNVMNDEENVFVEVEDNGKGIDPEQQDKIFVPNFTTKSSGTGLGLAFVKQAVENAGGTVSFKSFADVGTTFYLSFPLS, encoded by the coding sequence GTGAGCATCGCGGGTAAAATCAGATTTTTATTATTGATACTTGGGGCCTGCTGTATTGGCACGGCCCTCACTTTAAAAAGTACGATCAGTAAGAAAGATCTGCTTACCCATGAAGCGGCAACCCTTCAGGAAAACCTGAGTGATAAAGAAAGTATTGTTTACGACTTCCTGTCCGATTCGAAAAGAGTGGAACAGGCCAAGCAATATGAGCTCAACGAAAAATACGCTTTAGACTTTATTAACCTTTATCCACAGCAGGGAATTAACCTGCTGGTGTATGAAAAAAATAATTTAAAATTCTGGAGCTCTTTTAGTGCCTTTCCTTCCAGTTTGGATGCGATAAATGAAGGCTCATCCTTCGTTCAGCTGCCCAATGGCTGGTATGAAGTGGTTCGGAAGACAACCGGAAATTACGCGCTGGTGTTCCTCATCGAGGTAATGGACCAATATAATATTCAGAATCAGTACCTGCTGAACGACATTTCACCTTACCTATTACCTTCCAATTCATTATCCCTGGCCTCTTTTACAGATACAGACGTTTATGGCATCAATAATTTTGAAGGCCGACTGCTGTTTGAAGTAAAGCTAAAACCGAGTTATACTAAGAGTATTTATTCAAAAATTGAGGTTTGGTTATGGGCAATTGGCTTGTTTAGCATTTGCTTATTCTTCAATTCCTTTTGTGTCTGGATGGTGAAAAAAGGCCGATTGCTTTCTGCTACCTTATTACTGACCTTGTTCTTTGTGGTCTTGAGAGTAACAGATCTGGAATATGGATGGTTCAATCAACAGTTTGACCTGCTGATATTTAGTCCTACGATATACGGGGAGAGTTTCTTTCTGCCTTCTTTAGGCGACTTCCTGCTCAATGTATTTGCCATTACCTGGGTCATTTATTTTATTTATAAACACAGAAATGAGTACCGTTTGCCTTCCTGGCTGAACCAGAATAAAATAGCAGGATGGGCCTTTTATCTGATATTACTGGCCTTTTTTGGTCTGCTTGCGCTGATCAGTGACCAGATTTTCTTTGGGCTGATCATCAATTCAAAGATCAACTTTGACATCACCAATATCATCAATCTGGGCTGGGTAAGCTGGATCAGTATTGTTATCCTATGTCTGGTATGGTTCAATATTTACCTGGTCATCACCATATTATTGCAATTGAGTAAAACCCTGAATGTCACGAATAAGGAGCGTTTAATGCTGTTTCTGTTTGCATTCTTAGCTTACCTTTGCTACCGCCTGAGTACAGATTTCAGTATTTTCTTTGTGGTGTATGCTGTGTTTATCCTCACAGTAGGCTGGAATGTGTTTATTAAAGACAATAAATTCTCTATTGGTGTTTTTACTACTATATTCTTCTGTCTGGCCTTCATGTCCTCTATCAAGTACCTGAAGTTTATCGATATAAAGGAGAAAAATAAAAGGCTTACGATCGCGCAGAAACTGGAATCTACAGACGATCCTAAGATCATCAGTGCAATTGAGAGTCTGGAAGTAGGCATTTACACAGATAGTTTTGTTGCTGATTACTTTAAGCAACCCATGATGGGCAGGTCTGATGTTTTGCAAAGACACATTAATAAGCAGTTTTTGGGAGGCTATCTTTCCAAATTCGAATACAATATTTACGAATACAACAGCAAAGACTCTTCTCTAAATAAGCAGGGAGTTCCCTTAAGTTATTATAAAAAGCTGGTGCAGACAGGTTCTATAAAAGCTTCTGAATCAAATTTCTTTTACCGGCTGAATGATACTTTTGGGTATCAGAACTATTTCGGAATTATTCCTATTTTCGAGGATAATCACATTCTTGGGACACTGGTGATCGAACTGAAATCGCAGCAATACAATTACAATAGTCAGCTGCCTGATATCCTGATCGACCGTAAAAATAAGAGCGAGGATGATTATAGCAATTACTCTTTTGCCTTCTACAGTTATGGTAAATTAGTCAATCAATCTGGGCCATACACGTATAAGCTCTCTGCTCTGGATTTTAAAGCTGAGCCTAGAAAGCCTAGGATCGTCACAGACAGCCTTGGGTATACACATGTAGTGTATATGCCAATCGCCTCCAAAATGATCGTGGTGAGCAAGGAAAAGGTGTCTTATGTGGCGCGCCTCGCTACGCTTTCTTTCTTCTTTTTGGTTTTCATTATTTTTTCAGTTACGCTCTACGCTTTAATCTGGGTGCTAAAGAATATCGATGAAAGCTGGGGTGGCTGGTTTAATATCAATCGGTCGTTAATGATCAATGCGAACAAAATCCTCTATAAGACCAGGATTCAGTTCTCAATTGTACTTTCGGTTGTGGCCACTTTGGTGATTGTAGGCTGGACCACCTATTTCTACATCCGCGACGAGTACCGCAGACAGCAGGAGGACTATATCCAAGAGAAAATAAGAAAAGTACAGCTGTCTTATGAGAAACGAATCATAGCCACCGGATTGCCGACCTCTGATGAGGAGTCTACGCGGTTTTTTAATGAGTTCGCTGATGTGAATGGTGCCTACCTCAACCTTTTTGATGCAAATGGAAACCTCTTGTTTACCTCTTTGCCAAGGATTTATGATTTTGGCATTATAGGGCGTAAAATGGGTGCAAAAGCCTATGTTTACCTGAAACAGATGCAAAGATCGGAATACATCAATCCAGATGAACATATCGGAGATTTCGGTTATTCTTCTGCTTATGCGCCGATTCGCAATGCGATGAATGAGACCATTGCTTATATCGGACTACCTTATTATGCCAATGAAGCAGATTATCAGCGTAAAATTGGCCTATACATCAATACCTTAATTAACATTTATGCCCTGGTATTTGTAGCCATTGGTATTCTGGCTGTGTTTCTAGCCAATCAGATCACCAGCCCGCTTACTTTTATTCAGGAAAGTATCCGAAAGACCAAATTAGGCCAAAAAAATCAGCCTATTCAATGGTCGAGGCATGATGAAATTGGCTCCCTGATTAGGGAATACAATAAGATGATTGCCGCATTAGAGGAAAGCGCTTCTAAACTGGCCCGATCCGAAAGGGAAATTGCCTGGCGGGAGATGGCCAAACAGGTAGCGCATGAGATTAAAAATCCTTTAACGCCATTAAAACTAGGTGTGCAGCTGCTGGAGAAATCCTGGAAAGAGAAAGATCCTAATTTTGAAAAGAAGTTTGAACGCTTTAATAAGTCATTTATAGAGCAGATTGATAGCCTGGCTTCTATCGCTTCAGAGTTCTCGAATTTTGCCAAGATGCCAGATACCAAACTGGAAAAACTACGTTTACTGCCGATTATACAGCAGGCAAGGGATGTTTTTACGAATACGCAAAATGTAGAAATTTATATATTTAACCATACCAGCGTTGAAGTCATGATTCTTGGTGATAAAGATCAGCTGCTGCGTACATTTAATAACCTGCTTAAAAACGCGATTGAAGCCGCCGGTACAGACGCGAGGTGTGTCATTAAAGTGAATGTGATGAATGATGAGGAAAACGTATTTGTAGAGGTAGAAGACAATGGCAAGGGTATTGACCCAGAGCAGCAGGATAAGATTTTTGTACCTAACTTCACGACTAAATCATCCGGAACAGGATTAGGTCTGGCCTTCGTAAAACAAGCTGTGGAAAATGCAGGGGGAACAGTTTCGTTTAAGTCCTTTGCTGATGTGGGAACCACTTTTTACCTGAGCTTCCCACTATCTTAA
- a CDS encoding glycoside hydrolase family 10 protein: protein MFKNTIYGLLFLIALTPYLSFAQGTSKIAPKREFRGVWVATVANIDWPSKPGLSMDQQKQELIGLLEMHKANGMNAIMLQVRPAADAFYAKSREPWSQWLTGRQGVAPGQDYDPLAFAIKEAHQRGMELHAWFNPYRATTSPSTVVSADHMIRKRPEWFFTYGGKKQFDPGIPEVREYIIQVILDVVKGYDVDGIHFDDYFYPYKIAGQKINDEATFSKYANGFTNINDWRRNNVDLLIKQLDDSIHTHKKYVKFGVSPFGIWKNDNEDVEGSATRGLSNFHELFADSRKWVKEGWVDYINPQIYFSFTRKVAPFATLVDWWSNNTYGRHLYIGQGAYLVNQKMEAAWRLPEQVPDQIRYLRQNNRVQGSVFFSSKSFSTVARAVGDSLRNDLYKFPALPPQMPWLDDVVPHAPQELTAEAKNDGVHLKWEKPTVASDGETASGYVIYRFNEGVKVDVLDARNILRISFENYTSFIDTTVERGKRYTYLVTALDRLKNESEPSSPVGLETSALVKLEK, encoded by the coding sequence ATGTTTAAAAATACTATCTATGGGCTATTGTTTCTAATAGCACTAACTCCATATCTATCTTTCGCACAAGGCACATCAAAAATTGCTCCAAAAAGAGAGTTTCGGGGGGTATGGGTGGCTACGGTTGCGAATATCGACTGGCCATCTAAACCGGGCTTGAGCATGGATCAGCAGAAGCAGGAGTTAATTGGCTTATTGGAAATGCATAAAGCAAATGGAATGAATGCGATCATGTTACAGGTAAGGCCTGCAGCAGATGCGTTTTATGCCAAATCGAGGGAGCCCTGGAGTCAGTGGTTAACCGGCAGACAAGGGGTTGCTCCAGGACAGGATTATGACCCATTGGCCTTTGCAATTAAAGAAGCACATCAAAGAGGAATGGAGCTGCATGCCTGGTTCAATCCATATCGCGCTACAACAAGCCCGAGCACGGTGGTGAGCGCTGATCATATGATCAGAAAGCGCCCGGAATGGTTTTTTACCTATGGTGGCAAGAAACAGTTTGATCCAGGGATTCCAGAAGTAAGGGAATATATCATTCAGGTGATTCTTGATGTGGTAAAAGGTTATGATGTGGATGGAATTCATTTTGACGACTACTTTTACCCTTACAAAATCGCTGGACAAAAGATCAATGATGAGGCTACATTTAGCAAGTATGCTAATGGTTTCACAAATATCAACGATTGGAGAAGGAACAATGTCGATTTACTGATTAAGCAGCTGGACGACAGTATTCATACCCATAAAAAATATGTTAAATTTGGAGTAAGTCCTTTTGGCATCTGGAAAAACGACAATGAAGATGTGGAAGGTTCAGCTACCCGTGGATTATCAAACTTTCATGAACTGTTTGCCGATTCTAGAAAATGGGTAAAAGAAGGATGGGTAGATTACATCAATCCACAGATATATTTCAGTTTTACCCGTAAAGTAGCGCCTTTTGCTACCTTGGTAGATTGGTGGAGTAATAATACTTATGGCCGCCACCTTTATATCGGTCAGGGCGCATACCTTGTGAATCAAAAGATGGAAGCTGCCTGGAGATTACCAGAGCAGGTGCCAGATCAAATCAGGTACTTACGTCAGAATAACCGTGTTCAGGGAAGTGTGTTTTTTAGTTCAAAATCCTTTTCTACGGTCGCGCGGGCAGTGGGAGATTCTTTAAGAAACGATCTGTATAAATTTCCGGCATTGCCTCCTCAAATGCCTTGGCTGGATGATGTTGTACCTCATGCGCCACAGGAATTGACTGCGGAAGCAAAGAATGATGGAGTACACCTGAAATGGGAAAAGCCTACGGTTGCCAGTGATGGCGAAACAGCATCAGGATATGTAATCTACCGATTCAATGAAGGGGTAAAAGTGGATGTGCTGGATGCCAGGAATATCCTTAGGATCAGCTTCGAGAATTATACTTCCTTTATCGATACCACAGTGGAAAGGGGAAAAAGATATACCTATTTGGTGACCGCATTGGATCGATTGAAGAATGAGAGTGAACCAAGCAGCCCAGTTGGGCTGGAAACAAGTGCATTGGTTAAACTAGAAAAGTAA
- a CDS encoding M16 family metallopeptidase, whose product MKKNIYILAIGLVAQLTVYSPGYAQKKTGAAKTGTTSPAKKTDGQLIPNDPNVKIGKLSNGLTYYIRKNTEPKNRAELYLATSIGSLMENDDQRGLAHFTEHMAFNGSKDFPKNEMIDYLQKAGVRFGADLNAYTSFNQTVYQLPIPTDSAAVFKSGFKILANWAGKISMDGEEIDKERGVIIEEDRQRGKNAQERMQKQMLPLILKGSRYENRIPIGKIDLLQNFTHDKIRNFYKDWYRPNLQAVIAVGDFEVNEVEQLIKQNFSDLANPANPRPRLTYDLPDNKEPLVKIITDPEQPYNVAQVMYKHRGGVVKTTADLKKSLMYSMINSMLGARLQEILQKGNAPFLVAQSSYGPFQGGLVPNINAFQTVVVSNSGATLEKAITAGLAENERVNKFGFLPSEIEIAKKNITAANEKRMKEKDKTPSSSFVQKYLNNFLEGSSIASTEYSYNLTKKTLEEISLADLNALAKTLITKDNQIILVMAPEKEKASLPTEAQLLATLKNAGNGITPYVDNTINKPLLDKKPAAGKIVSEKKIDAVGATELTLSNGIKVLLKPTDFKNDQIIFSSFSKGGTSLASNSDFRSAELVSLIPESGVGEFNPSNLNKLLAGNTANAGAYVSDLYQGFSGSASPKDLETAFQLVYAYATKPRKDVEIFNKNMSDYKVILANKNASPSSVFADTVQAVMASYHERGMPMNLSDLDKISLDKAFEFYKDRFADLGEQTFVIVGAFNVDAIKPLIETYIASLPSAGKKQNFADNGVKAPVGKISKTVYKGLEDKAAVQLYLHGDYDFSQENNVQLDALNEALKIKILERLREKESGVYSPNVSLSINKEPNPHYYFTISFSCAPANVEKLIAAALDEVNKIKQSGASVDDLTKFKSEEQRQTELSLRDNGFWLGYLSSSIKNGEPMDMVFQQPKLLEKVTVESTKAAANKYLNENNYLRFVLVPQK is encoded by the coding sequence ATGAAGAAAAATATTTATATTCTTGCGATAGGACTGGTCGCACAATTGACTGTTTATAGCCCCGGATATGCCCAAAAAAAAACCGGTGCTGCGAAAACCGGTACTACAAGCCCTGCAAAAAAAACGGATGGACAGCTCATCCCGAATGATCCAAATGTTAAAATAGGAAAACTTTCAAACGGACTCACTTATTACATCAGAAAAAATACAGAGCCTAAAAACAGGGCAGAGCTGTATTTAGCCACCAGCATAGGCTCCTTAATGGAGAACGATGACCAGCGTGGCCTCGCCCATTTTACAGAGCACATGGCTTTTAATGGTTCTAAAGATTTCCCAAAAAATGAAATGATTGATTACCTGCAAAAAGCAGGCGTTCGCTTTGGCGCCGACTTAAATGCTTATACCAGTTTCAATCAAACCGTATATCAACTGCCTATCCCTACCGATAGTGCTGCAGTATTCAAGTCAGGATTTAAAATCCTCGCCAACTGGGCAGGAAAAATCAGCATGGATGGCGAAGAAATCGATAAAGAACGTGGTGTAATCATTGAAGAAGATCGTCAGCGTGGAAAAAATGCGCAGGAAAGGATGCAAAAGCAAATGCTGCCTTTAATTTTGAAAGGTTCACGTTATGAAAATCGCATACCAATTGGTAAAATTGACTTGCTGCAAAACTTTACACACGATAAAATCCGCAATTTTTATAAGGATTGGTATCGACCAAATTTACAGGCAGTGATTGCTGTAGGTGATTTTGAGGTGAATGAAGTAGAACAGCTGATCAAACAAAACTTTTCTGACCTGGCCAATCCTGCCAATCCGAGACCACGTTTAACCTACGATCTTCCTGATAATAAGGAACCCTTAGTCAAGATCATCACAGACCCTGAACAGCCTTACAATGTGGCGCAGGTGATGTATAAACACCGTGGCGGAGTCGTTAAAACTACCGCAGATTTAAAGAAGAGCCTGATGTACTCGATGATCAATAGCATGTTAGGCGCACGTTTACAAGAGATCCTTCAAAAAGGAAATGCACCATTTTTAGTGGCACAGTCTAGTTATGGCCCTTTCCAGGGAGGTTTGGTACCCAACATCAATGCCTTTCAAACGGTAGTTGTTTCCAATTCCGGAGCCACTTTAGAAAAAGCCATTACTGCTGGCTTAGCTGAAAATGAACGTGTAAACAAATTCGGTTTTCTACCGTCAGAAATAGAGATCGCTAAAAAGAACATTACCGCTGCCAATGAAAAACGCATGAAAGAAAAGGATAAAACTCCTTCTTCCAGCTTTGTTCAAAAATACCTGAATAATTTTCTGGAAGGAAGTAGTATTGCTTCCACAGAATATAGCTATAACCTGACTAAAAAGACGCTGGAAGAAATCAGCCTTGCTGATCTCAATGCACTGGCAAAAACCCTGATTACAAAGGATAATCAAATTATCCTGGTGATGGCACCAGAAAAAGAAAAAGCCAGTTTACCTACTGAAGCACAATTATTGGCTACCTTAAAAAATGCAGGCAATGGCATCACTCCTTATGTAGACAACACCATCAACAAGCCGCTCCTGGACAAAAAGCCTGCAGCTGGAAAGATTGTTTCAGAAAAGAAAATTGATGCCGTAGGCGCCACAGAATTAACGCTAAGCAACGGTATTAAGGTATTATTGAAGCCTACGGATTTCAAAAATGATCAGATTATTTTCAGCTCCTTCTCTAAAGGAGGAACTTCTCTGGCCAGCAATTCGGATTTCCGCTCTGCTGAACTCGTAAGCCTGATTCCTGAAAGTGGTGTTGGAGAATTTAACCCTTCGAACCTGAATAAACTGCTTGCAGGGAATACAGCGAATGCAGGCGCTTATGTGAGCGACCTCTACCAGGGTTTCAGTGGAAGTGCTTCTCCAAAAGATCTGGAAACAGCTTTCCAATTGGTATACGCATACGCGACCAAACCAAGAAAAGATGTAGAGATTTTCAATAAAAACATGAGTGATTATAAAGTCATTTTAGCCAATAAAAATGCAAGTCCCAGCAGCGTATTTGCGGATACGGTACAGGCAGTGATGGCTTCTTACCATGAACGAGGTATGCCAATGAACTTATCGGATCTGGATAAAATTTCACTGGATAAGGCCTTTGAATTCTATAAAGACCGCTTTGCAGACCTTGGAGAGCAGACTTTTGTGATCGTTGGTGCATTTAATGTGGATGCAATTAAACCTTTAATCGAAACTTATATCGCCAGCTTGCCTTCAGCAGGCAAAAAACAAAACTTCGCAGACAATGGTGTGAAAGCTCCGGTAGGAAAGATCAGCAAAACTGTTTACAAAGGTTTGGAAGATAAAGCAGCGGTACAATTGTACCTGCATGGAGATTACGACTTTTCACAAGAAAACAACGTACAGCTGGATGCCTTAAACGAAGCCTTGAAAATCAAAATCCTGGAACGTCTGAGAGAGAAAGAAAGTGGCGTATACAGTCCGAATGTAAGCCTTAGCATCAACAAAGAGCCGAATCCGCACTATTATTTCACGATTTCATTTAGCTGTGCTCCAGCCAATGTAGAAAAGTTGATTGCAGCGGCCTTAGATGAGGTCAACAAGATCAAACAGAGTGGTGCATCGGTGGATGACCTGACGAAATTCAAATCTGAAGAACAACGTCAGACAGAACTCAGCCTTAGAGACAATGGTTTCTGGTTAGGTTACCTGAGCAGCAGTATTAAAAATGGAGAACCAATGGATATGGTATTCCAGCAACCTAAATTATTAGAAAAGGTAACTGTAGAAAGCACAAAAGCTGCAGCAAACAAATACCTGAACGAAAATAATTACCTGCGTTTCGTACTGGTTCCACAAAAATAA
- the nagB gene encoding glucosamine-6-phosphate deaminase yields MARLNLLEETRFEKLPVSVFENPTAASLSVAHRIGDLIKEKQKNNSKAVLGLATGATPIAVYAELVRMHKEEGLSFKNVITFNLDEYYPMQPTAAQSYVSFMNDHLFDHIDIEKENVNIPDGTLKLEDIPAFCLAYEKKITEVGGLDIQILGIGRTGHIGFNEPGSAPNSGTRLVTLDDLTRRDAARDFGGKSFVPTKAITMGIGTIFKAREIILMAWNKKKASIIKKAVEGEISSEVPATYLQLSEHVEFILDQDAASLLTRFDTPWLVKDCIWDEVMTRKAVIWLANTLSKPILKLTEDDYNNHGMAQLAVEQGPVYNINIHIFNKLQHTITGWPGGKPNADDSQRPERAEPANKRVVIFSPHPDDDVISMGGTFIRLVDQKHDVHVAYQTSGNTAVWDDDALRFLEFNIDFSEKMGMAQDEMKGIYQNIRSFIETKQPNQVDTPELQTVKGLIRKGEAIAGARFCGLEDDHIHFMALPFYESGKTKKNPVTERDIELTMELLQKIKPEQVFAAGDFEDPHGTHIVCFNIILSALQRLAKTESWVKDCWLWLYRGAWLEFDTYEIEMAVPLSPQEVEKKKFAIFKHQSQKDRAVFPGDDSREFWVRAEDRNRETAEAYDHLGLAEYEAMEAFVRYHF; encoded by the coding sequence ATGGCAAGATTAAATCTTCTGGAAGAAACGCGTTTTGAAAAACTGCCCGTTTCTGTCTTTGAAAATCCTACAGCAGCATCTTTAAGTGTTGCTCACCGCATCGGGGACCTTATTAAAGAAAAACAAAAGAACAATTCCAAGGCTGTCTTAGGCCTAGCTACCGGAGCTACACCAATAGCGGTGTACGCGGAATTAGTTAGAATGCATAAGGAAGAAGGTTTGAGCTTTAAAAATGTAATCACATTCAACCTTGATGAGTACTACCCTATGCAGCCAACTGCTGCACAGAGCTATGTATCTTTCATGAATGATCATTTATTTGATCATATTGACATTGAAAAAGAAAACGTAAACATCCCTGATGGTACCCTGAAACTGGAAGACATTCCTGCTTTCTGTTTAGCTTACGAGAAAAAGATCACTGAAGTTGGTGGTTTAGATATTCAGATTCTGGGTATCGGTCGTACTGGTCACATTGGTTTCAATGAGCCAGGCTCTGCGCCAAACTCAGGTACTCGTTTAGTAACGCTAGACGATTTGACCAGAAGAGATGCGGCCCGCGACTTTGGTGGTAAATCTTTTGTTCCTACAAAAGCAATCACCATGGGTATCGGTACTATTTTCAAAGCCCGTGAGATCATTCTTATGGCCTGGAATAAGAAAAAAGCTTCCATCATTAAAAAAGCAGTAGAAGGTGAAATTTCAAGTGAAGTTCCTGCTACTTATCTGCAATTATCTGAGCATGTAGAATTTATTCTGGATCAAGATGCGGCTTCTTTATTGACACGTTTTGATACACCTTGGTTGGTAAAAGACTGCATCTGGGATGAAGTAATGACCAGAAAAGCAGTAATCTGGCTGGCAAATACTTTAAGTAAGCCAATTTTGAAACTGACTGAAGATGACTATAATAACCACGGTATGGCTCAGCTTGCAGTGGAACAAGGTCCGGTATACAACATTAATATCCACATTTTCAATAAATTACAACACACCATCACTGGATGGCCAGGTGGTAAACCAAACGCAGATGATTCTCAAAGACCAGAGCGCGCGGAACCAGCTAACAAACGTGTGGTAATTTTCTCTCCACATCCTGATGATGATGTGATCTCTATGGGTGGTACTTTTATCCGCTTAGTAGACCAGAAACATGATGTACATGTGGCTTACCAAACCTCAGGCAATACTGCAGTTTGGGATGATGATGCACTGCGTTTCCTAGAATTCAACATCGATTTCTCAGAAAAAATGGGCATGGCTCAGGATGAAATGAAAGGTATTTACCAAAATATCCGCAGCTTCATCGAGACTAAACAACCAAATCAGGTAGATACTCCGGAATTACAAACGGTTAAAGGATTGATCAGAAAAGGAGAAGCGATTGCTGGTGCCAGATTCTGCGGTTTGGAAGACGACCATATCCATTTCATGGCCCTTCCTTTCTACGAAAGTGGAAAAACTAAAAAGAATCCGGTAACAGAGAGAGACATCGAACTGACAATGGAACTTTTACAAAAAATCAAACCAGAGCAGGTATTTGCAGCTGGAGATTTTGAAGATCCACATGGTACACACATCGTATGTTTCAATATCATTTTATCAGCATTACAAAGACTAGCGAAAACTGAAAGCTGGGTTAAAGACTGCTGGTTATGGTTATACCGTGGTGCCTGGTTAGAGTTTGATACTTATGAGATCGAAATGGCCGTACCATTGAGCCCGCAAGAAGTAGAGAAAAAGAAATTTGCTATTTTCAAACACCAGTCGCAAAAAGACCGCGCAGTATTCCCTGGTGATGATTCGAGAGAATTCTGGGTAAGAGCTGAAGACAGAAACAGAGAAACTGCAGAAGCTTATGACCACCTTGGATTAGCTGAATATGAAGCAATGGAAGCCTTTGTGCGATACCATTTTTAA